One window of Panthera tigris isolate Pti1 chromosome C2, P.tigris_Pti1_mat1.1, whole genome shotgun sequence genomic DNA carries:
- the LOC102957701 gene encoding proline-rich protein 23A-like: MGSRPRSPSAYPAPCPGPPSGGPGPAKRSRTEELAGLEGLEGPPAAGALTSVVVLAEGCALQVPLDDVDLVLEPEPTSVLQVSVGELTLLLVPEALLRSGGQGHSLVGLEPCAFLGAPGHDVAVEQGFFYASVPQMAPQEEAYEEDADPAFLSPRMDPAAGSVAGLRPCAGSVTNPYPVGQVPEPRSWAPTPSPERRSSFRYFNLDVHLLEPFPNSPLQPLPPSPSPGPHARPQRPPGPSRKARRRLFQE; this comes from the coding sequence ATGGGCAGCCGGCCCCGCAGCCCCAGCGCCTACCCTGCGCCCTGTCCCGGACCGCCGTCCGGAGGACCCGGCCCCGCCAAGCGCAGCCGAACCGAGGAGCTTGCAGGCCTGGAAGGCCTGGAGGGGCCCCCGGCCGCCGGCGCCCTCACCTCCGTGGTGGTTCTGGCCGAGGGCTGTGCCCTGCAAGTGCCCCTGGACGACGTGGACCTGGTGCTCGAGCCCGAGCCAACGTCGGTCCTGCAAGTGTCTGTCGGAGAGCTCACCCTGCTGCTGGTCCCCGAGGCCCTCCTGCGCTCAGGAGGGCAGGGCCACTCGCTTGTCGGCCTGGAACCCTGCGCTTTCCTGGGCGCGCCCGGGCACGACGTCGCCGTCGAGCAAGGATTCTTCTACGCATCTGTCCCACAGATGGCCCCCCAAGAAGAGGCCTACGAGGAAGACGCGGACCCCGCGTTCCTGTCGCCTCGGATGGACCCTGCAGCCGGCTCCGTTGCTGGGCTCCGCCCCTGCGCGGGAAGCGTGACCAACCCCTACCCTGTGGGCCAGGTACCAGAGCCTCGGTCTTGGGCCCCCACTCCTAGTCCAGAGAGACGCTCTTCTTTCCGCTACTTCAACCTGGACGTTCACCTTCTGGAGCCCTTCCCCAACTCGCCACTCCAACCTCTACCTCCCTCTCCGAGTCCAGGTCCCCACGCGCGCCCCCAGCGCCCTCCGGGTCCTTCTCGCAAGGCCCGGAGACGCCTGTTCCAGGAATGA
- the LOC122230733 gene encoding proline-rich protein 23A-like, with amino-acid sequence MGSRPRSPSAYPAPCPGPSTGGPGPAKRSRTEELAGLEGLERPPATGALTSVVVLATGCALQMSLDDVDLVLEPEPTSVLQVSVGELTLLLVPEALLRSGEQGHSLVCLEPGAFLGAPGHDVAVEQGFFRASVPQMAPQEEAYEEDADPAFLPPRMDPAAGSVAGLRPCAGSVASPHPVGQVPEPRSWAPTPSPERRSSFRYFNLDVHLLEPFPNSPLQPLPPSPSPGPHARPQRPPGPSCKARRRLFQE; translated from the coding sequence ATGGGCAGCCGGCCCCGCAGCCCCAGCGCTTACCCTGCGCCCTGTCCCGGACCGTCGACCGGAGGACCTGGCCCCGCCAAGCGCAGCCGAACCGAGGAGCTTGCAGGCCTGGAAGGCCTGGAGAGGCCCCCGGCCACCGGTGCCCTCACCTCGGTGGTGGTCCTGGCCACAGGATGTGCCCTGCAGATGTCCCTGGACGACGTCGACCTGGTGCTCGAGCCCGAGCCAACGTCGGTCCTGCAAGTGTCTGTCGGAGAGCTCACCCTGCTGCTGGTCCCCGAGGCCCTCCTGCGCTCAGGAGAGCAGGGCCACTCCCTTGTCTGTCTGGAACCCGGCGCTTTCTTGGGAGCGCCCGGGCACGACGTCGCCGTCGAGCAAGGATTCTTCCGCGCATCTGTCCCACAGATGGCCCCCCAAGAAGAGGCCTACGAGGAAGACGCGGACCCCGCGTTCCTGCCGCCTCGGATGGACCCTGCAGCCGGCTCCGTCGCTGGGCTCCGCCCCTGCGCGGGAAGCGtggccagcccccaccccgtgGGCCAGGTACCAGAGCCCCGGTCTTGGGCCCCCACTCCTAGCCCAGAGAGACGCTCTTCTTTCCGCTACTTCAACCTGGACGTCCACCTTCTGGAGCCCTTCCCCAACTCGCCACTCCAACCTCTACCTCCCTCTCCGAGTCCAGGTCCCCACGCGCGCCCCCAGCGCCCTCCGGGTCCTTCTTGCAAGGCCCGGAGACGCCTGTTCCAGGAATGA